The following nucleotide sequence is from Deltaproteobacteria bacterium.
CCATCGGTCGCCTTTTGCTGATCGAAGGTCTCGCCCGCGATCGCGTCGGCGAGCGCGGCGACAGCCCGGCGCCCGTCGACCTCGGCCTGCGCGCGCTCGGTCTTGAGCTCGTTCAGGATGCGGGCCAGCTCGGCCACCTGCTGCCCGTCGAGCTGGAGCTTGTAGGCGAGGAAGCGAAGCGGCCGCCTGACGCCGAAGGCGCCGGCGCCCAGGTCGCCGTGGTCGGGCGGGGCCGCCCAGCGGGCGCCGTGCGCCATCGATCCGCAGCCCGCATGCACGGCGTACTCGCGGGCGGCGTGGCGGGATCGCCACCAGTGCATCATTCCTGGATGCATGTCGTTCTCCTCTCGCGGGGGCTTGTCGCTCCCGGCGGGGCTGGACGCGTGGGCGAGATGCCTCACGCCTGAATGCGTTCTCAAATAGCGCACGGCGGATGCGTGTCAAGTGACAGGCGGGGCGCCGGCCGCAAACCCACACCTGGCGGGCGTCCCAGTGTGCCCCATCGTGCGCGGCCGCCGCACAAGACCGCGCATCCGATCCACGTCACGTTGCGCGCCACGGCCGCCGTTCGCTGCCTCCGTGCCGACCGGGTCTTCCCGGCCGTCCGCCGCGCGCTCGCCGCCGCCTCCCACGAGGGGTTCCGGATCATCGAGTTCTCCGCCCAGGACGACCATCTTCACCTCTTGGTCGAGGCCGAAGACGGAACGTGCCTGTCGCGCGGCATCGCAGGGCTCGCGATCCGCGTCGCCCGCACCGTGAACCGTGCCCTTGGACGCCGCGGGGCCGTGTGGTCCGACCGATTCCACGCCCGGGCCGCCACCACGCCGCGCGCCGTCCGCAACGCGATCGTTTACATACTCATGAACCGGAGGAAACACGCCCATTGCGAACAGGGGCTCGATGCGTGCTCGTCGGCGCGCTGGTTCACCGGCTGGCGCGACGGACCCGTGCCGTCCTCCACGGAGCTTTCACCCGTTGTCAGGGCACGCACGTGGCTGGCGGCGGTGGGTTGGCGGATGCACGGGCTCATCGGGATCGATGAACGCCCGCGCACCGGACTGCGACCTGCCTCGTGGTGCCGCTGACCATCCACGGTGGCCGCAGCCACTCTGGCGGTAGATCCTTCTCAACCATGACACCCCACATAGCGGCCGATCCGGTGACGGCCGGCCGCCCGCCGGGCTTGTTCACCCCACCATCGTGAGGCCGCCCGAGACGCTCAGCACCTGCCCGGTCACGTACGCCGCCTCGTCGGAGGCGAGGTAGGCGACGGCGCCTGCCACGTCCTCCGGCCGGCCGAGCCGGCGGAGGGGAATGCCCCGTCGCATCCCCTCGAGGATCTTCGCGCCGCCCTCGCCCCGCATCACGTCGGTGAGGAGCTGCGTCTCCGTCGGGCCGGGGCAGACGACGTTCACGGTGATCGCGTGACGGGCCACCTCGCGCGCGAGTGCCTTCGAGAAACCGATGACGCCCGCCTTGCAGGCGGAGTAGACCGACTCCCCGCTGCTGCCGACGCGTCCCGCGTCGGACGCGATGCTCACGATGCGCCCGCCGCCGCGCGCCGCCATGCCCTGGAGCACGGTGTGCGTCGTGTTGAGGACCCCCTTCAGGTTGACGGCGATCAGGCGATCCCAGAGCGCCGGGTCGCTGTCGACGAAGAAGTGCAGCCGCTCCCATCCGGCGTTGTTGACGAGGACGTCGATCGGCCCGAGCGCGTCCTCGAGCGTCGCGACCGCGCGGCCGACGGCCTCGCGGTCGGCGACGTCGGCGGCCGCGGCCGAAGCGCGCCCCCCGGCCGCCCGGACCTCTGCCGCGACCGCTTCGGCGCCCGCGCCGTCGAGGTCGAGGACCCCGACGGCGAGGCGGTCGCGCGCGAGCCGCAGCGCGATGGCCCGGCCGATGCCGCGCCCCGCGCCGGTGACGAGCGCGACGGAGTTCACGCCGCTACCCGCGGCTCGGCAGCGCCGCCGTGAAGCTGCCGCTCACGGCGACGTCGCCCTTCTGGTTGACGGCCTGCACCTCGCCGTCGATCCGCC
It contains:
- a CDS encoding periplasmic heavy metal sensor, translated to MHPGMMHWWRSRHAAREYAVHAGCGSMAHGARWAAPPDHGDLGAGAFGVRRPLRFLAYKLQLDGQQVAELARILNELKTERAQAEVDGRRAVAALADAIAGETFDQQKATDGATLRVRSAERLRDVLIQSLGRIHAVLKPEQRARLAYLIRTGTLSL
- a CDS encoding glucose 1-dehydrogenase, giving the protein MNSVALVTGAGRGIGRAIALRLARDRLAVGVLDLDGAGAEAVAAEVRAAGGRASAAAADVADREAVGRAVATLEDALGPIDVLVNNAGWERLHFFVDSDPALWDRLIAVNLKGVLNTTHTVLQGMAARGGGRIVSIASDAGRVGSSGESVYSACKAGVIGFSKALAREVARHAITVNVVCPGPTETQLLTDVMRGEGGAKILEGMRRGIPLRRLGRPEDVAGAVAYLASDEAAYVTGQVLSVSGGLTMVG